Below is a window of Mycobacterium dioxanotrophicus DNA.
TCGACCAGACCACCGGGGTAGTGGAAGGTGCGGTGCTTGACCTTGTGCGGGGCGGCCGCCTCGGCGGCCTTCTCGTCGGCGGTCTTGGGAGCGGCGGCCGTGTCGGAGACGACCTCGTCGACGACCTGTTCCGGGGTGACCCGCTCATCGGTGAGCTCGATGGTCAGACCCTTGTTGAGGAACGCCATCTCCTGCAGCCGCCGGGCGATGGTCTCGAAATCGTAGTCAGTGGTTTCGAACACATTGGGATCTGCCCAGAAGCGGATGGTGGTTCCGGTCTTCTTGGTTTTTTCACCCTGCTTGAGCGTCCCGGGCACCGAATTCTCATAGGTCTGGAACCACTCGAAGCCGTCGCGCCGAATGTCGGCCTCTAGCCGCGTCGACAGGGCGTTGACCACAGATACACCGACGCCGTGCAGACCACCGGACACCTGATAGGCGCCTTCTTCGAACTTTCCGCCCGCGTGCAGGACGGTCATCACGACGTCCACGGTCGGCACACCCGTGGCGTGCATCGCGACGGGGATACCACGGCCGTCGTCGGTGACCTGAACGCCGCCGTCCTCGAGAATGCGCACGTCAACCTTGGTCGCGAAGCCTGCCATCGCCTCGTCGACGGCGTTGTCCACGACTTCCCACACCAAGTGGTGCAGACCGCGTTCACCGGTGGAACCGATGTACATACCGGGCCGTTTGCGGACCGCTTCGAGGCCCTCGAGCACCTTGATCGAATCGGCACCGTACTGATCTTGGGCAGCCACGTTGGACGGGTCTCCTTGGGGTTCACGGGAGGCGGTGGATGCACCACCTCAGATCCTCGAACAGTCTACCGTCAACCGACGCCAGCACCGATCCTACGGCGATGTTTTCACCTATCTATATGCGCCGTGCGCTGAATTTCACGGCATCGGGTGCGTGAGGACGCCCCCGGTGCTCGTCTCGCACCGCCTCGGCGCTCTCAGCGGAACACCCGGGAGCCTCAGCCGTAGGTGTCGCGCGGACCGCGGCCCGGAACGCTGCGCGGGCCTTTGCGCCAGGACGGACCCACCGGCCCGACGATCTTGAGCGACTTCACCACACCGTCGCCGACCGCCGCGGCGATCTTGGCGAGCAGCTGGGCCTGCACCATCCGCAGCTGCGTGGCCCACGCCGTCGACTCCGCCGACACCGTCAACACCCCGTCGTTGAGCCCGGTGGGATTGGCGTGATCGGCGATCTGGTCACCGACCACCGCACGCCAGCGGCCGAACACCGCACCCTCGGACACCCGCGTCGACCAGCCGCGGGACTTCGCGAGATCCTGCGACGCCACCCCGAGGAGTTGGGGATCACGGCGGTCCGGGCCCGGCCCCGACCAGCTCCGCCGCGACCGGCCACCACCGGCCACGCGACGTACCGGCGCCGCGCGGCCACGCCCGACATCCTTGCCCTGGCTGCGGGCCGCTCCGCGCGCCTCCTCGAGTGTGCGCCGCACCAGGTCCATGCCGCGCAGACCGGCGAGATGTTCGGGCGGGAACGGAGTGGCGTCGTCGGGCGCGTCGTCGTCAGTCACTGCTGCACCACCGAAATTCGTCCGTTTTCGCCATCGATCATCCGGATCTCGACGCGGCGGGCATCCCAGTCCTCCGGAATGTCCTCACTCACCGCGGCGGTGACGAGCACCTGCTCGGCTGCGGCGGCGACACCGGCGAGCGCGCGGCGCCGCGACACGTCGAGCTCGGCGAAGACGTCGTCGAGCAGCAGCACCGGCTCCGCGCCGTCGGCGCGCAACAGCTCGTAGGCCCCGAGCCGCAGTGCCAACGCCATCGACCACGATTCCCCATGGCTGGCAAAGCCTTTCGCGGGCTGGTCGCCGAGCCGCAACTCTAGATCGTCGCGGTGCGGGCCGACCAGACACACCCCGCGCTCGAGTTCGGCGTCGCGGCGGCGGGCCAGCCCGTCCAGCAGTGCGGCCTCGTAGAACTCGACCGATTCCGGACCGGGTGCATTCTCGATCGCCTCGACCGAACTGCGGTAGCGGATCGCGGCGGGCCGCGACGCCGGAGCCAGCAACTGGTAGGCCTTCTGTACTTCCGGATGCAGTTGCTCGACGAGTTTCACGCGCGCCGCGATCAACGCAGCGCCGTGCGCGGCCAGGTGACCGTCCCACACCTCGAGGGTGCTCAACACGCTGGTATCACCCCGATAGCGTGCTCCCGCAGCGGTTTTCAACAATGCGGTGCGCTGGCGCACCACCTTGTCATAGTCGGCGCGCACCCCCGCGATCGCCGGACGACACGTCGTGGCGAGTTCGTCGAGGTAGCGGCGCCGTTCCCCCGGGTCACCGCGTACCAGCGCGAGGTCCTCCGGGCTGAACAACACCGCGCGCAACACTCCGAGCACTTCGCGCGGGCTGCGGACCGGAGACCGGTTGAGCCGGGCCTTGTTGGCCCGGCCCGTGGTGATCTCGAGGTCCACGGCAAGTTCACG
It encodes the following:
- a CDS encoding DUF721 family protein yields the protein MTDDDAPDDATPFPPEHLAGLRGMDLVRRTLEEARGAARSQGKDVGRGRAAPVRRVAGGGRSRRSWSGPGPDRRDPQLLGVASQDLAKSRGWSTRVSEGAVFGRWRAVVGDQIADHANPTGLNDGVLTVSAESTAWATQLRMVQAQLLAKIAAAVGDGVVKSLKIVGPVGPSWRKGPRSVPGRGPRDTYG
- the recF gene encoding DNA replication/repair protein RecF (All proteins in this family for which functions are known are DNA-binding proteins that assist the filamentation of RecA onto DNA for the initiation of recombination or recombinational repair.), with the protein product MYARHLTLTDFRSWAHADVDLEPGRTVFVGPNGFGKTNLVEALWYSATLGSHRVATDAPLIRAGAERAVVSTIVVNDGRELAVDLEITTGRANKARLNRSPVRSPREVLGVLRAVLFSPEDLALVRGDPGERRRYLDELATTCRPAIAGVRADYDKVVRQRTALLKTAAGARYRGDTSVLSTLEVWDGHLAAHGAALIAARVKLVEQLHPEVQKAYQLLAPASRPAAIRYRSSVEAIENAPGPESVEFYEAALLDGLARRRDAELERGVCLVGPHRDDLELRLGDQPAKGFASHGESWSMALALRLGAYELLRADGAEPVLLLDDVFAELDVSRRRALAGVAAAAEQVLVTAAVSEDIPEDWDARRVEIRMIDGENGRISVVQQ